The Mammaliicoccus sciuri genome window below encodes:
- a CDS encoding MarR family transcriptional regulator: MTTLKNEKKLSLVDFIILEEIYTAKEITIKEILSGKLLELKTRPSNIGTNLAKLYRKGLIDKYRSNLDERKVYYFMDATHKEKYETLVKDI; this comes from the coding sequence GTGACAACTTTAAAGAATGAAAAGAAATTATCACTCGTTGATTTCATTATTTTAGAAGAAATATATACTGCAAAAGAAATTACAATTAAAGAAATTCTAAGTGGGAAGCTTTTAGAATTAAAAACAAGACCTTCTAATATAGGTACAAACTTAGCAAAATTATATAGAAAAGGTTTAATCGATAAATATAGAAGTAATCTAGATGAAAGAAAAGTTTACTATTTCATGGATGCAACACATAAAGAAAAATACGAAACGCTCGTTAAAGATATATAA
- a CDS encoding Na+/H+ antiporter subunit E has protein sequence MAQLLLNILIAFLWTLFQDEDKFHLSTFVSGYLIGIFIVYLMHRFFGHVFYLKKVWVIFKFICVYNYQLVTSSMTTINYILFKTNKVNPGLVTYETTLKQDWAITLLTLLIMLTPGSVVLRLSPDGRRFFIHAIDISDKEKEILTKQIKKYEKLIWEVLK, from the coding sequence ATGGCACAGTTGTTATTAAATATTTTAATCGCCTTCTTATGGACGCTATTCCAAGATGAAGATAAATTTCATTTATCAACCTTTGTAAGTGGATATCTCATTGGTATCTTTATTGTTTATTTAATGCATAGATTCTTTGGACATGTCTTCTACTTGAAAAAGGTTTGGGTAATCTTCAAGTTTATATGTGTTTATAACTATCAGCTTGTGACTTCAAGCATGACAACAATCAATTATATTTTATTTAAAACAAACAAAGTTAATCCAGGTCTTGTAACATATGAAACAACGTTAAAACAAGATTGGGCGATTACATTGTTAACATTGCTTATTATGCTTACACCAGGTTCCGTCGTGCTTAGACTTTCACCTGATGGTAGAAGATTCTTTATACATGCAATTGATATTTCAGATAAAGAAAAAGAAATTTTAACGAAGCAAATTAAGAAATATGAAAAACTAATCTGGGAGGTGCTTAAATAA
- a CDS encoding pathogenicity island protein → MLPDFEKNKFTEYELLMKFNPKIINSKIKAMNMQIESMYHLNMSHVITDENGRLVSTSYPLDKLVIYIVEEKNKLSYYKRKSDERLKILKRVISSYTLQEQRDIMRYMATNGRVKDFDVIDRFTSRFV, encoded by the coding sequence ATGCTACCAGACTTTGAAAAAAATAAGTTCACAGAGTATGAGTTATTGATGAAGTTTAACCCGAAAATTATTAATAGTAAGATTAAAGCTATGAATATGCAAATAGAGAGTATGTATCACTTAAATATGTCGCATGTTATCACTGATGAAAATGGTCGATTGGTATCCACTTCTTATCCACTAGACAAGCTGGTTATATATATCGTTGAAGAAAAAAATAAGCTAAGCTACTACAAGCGTAAGTCTGATGAAAGATTAAAGATATTAAAGCGAGTAATCAGTTCTTATACATTACAAGAGCAACGAGATATCATGCGTTACATGGCTACTAATGGGCGTGTAAAAGACTTTGATGTGATTGATAGGTTTACAAGTCGATTTGTATAA
- a CDS encoding Na(+)/H(+) antiporter subunit C — protein sequence MNLILVIIIGVLTFVGTYMILSKNLIRIVIGTAIYTHVANLMILSMSEFGGKNVPLINGEGKDYVDPLPQALILTAIVIGFAVTAFLLVLIYRTFKLTKVNRIEALRGEDEDVDE from the coding sequence TTGAATTTAATACTAGTTATTATAATAGGCGTACTCACATTTGTAGGAACATATATGATTTTGTCTAAGAACTTAATTCGAATTGTTATTGGTACAGCAATTTATACACACGTAGCAAACTTAATGATTTTATCCATGAGCGAGTTTGGTGGAAAGAATGTTCCACTTATTAATGGAGAAGGAAAAGATTATGTCGATCCTTTACCTCAAGCATTGATCTTAACAGCTATCGTAATTGGTTTTGCTGTTACAGCATTTTTACTCGTACTTATATATAGAACATTTAAGTTGACGAAAGTAAATAGAATAGAGGCGTTACGCGGTGAGGATGAAGATGTAGATGAATAA
- a CDS encoding monovalent cation/H+ antiporter complex subunit F, with product MSFIILAIIKTALVIYGISIVVVLLRTIIGPTTADRVIAFDAIGAILVSVVGVLSIIYDIFSYLEASLIITILSFLSTVGISRFIEGGRVFESKRNR from the coding sequence ATGTCATTTATCATTTTAGCAATTATCAAAACAGCGCTTGTTATATATGGTATTTCCATTGTTGTCGTACTTCTCAGAACGATCATAGGTCCAACTACTGCGGATAGAGTCATTGCTTTTGATGCAATCGGTGCGATTTTAGTTTCCGTAGTAGGGGTATTAAGCATTATTTATGATATATTCAGTTATTTAGAAGCGAGTTTGATTATCACAATACTTTCTTTCTTGAGTACAGTAGGTATTTCACGTTTCATAGAAGGGGGTCGTGTCTTTGAATCTAAGCGAAATCGTTAG
- a CDS encoding monovalent cation/H+ antiporter subunit B — MKENDVVLETISKIAIFIILTFGFYIFLAGHDNPGGGFIGGLVFSSAFILMFLAFDVETVVQSMPLDFRAVTIIGCLISIGTGIIPMFFGHPMLTQEDGYMTWPLLGEIHLSSVTLFELGILLTVVGSVVTIMLAISGDNS; from the coding sequence ATGAAAGAAAATGATGTTGTATTAGAAACGATATCCAAAATTGCTATATTCATAATTTTGACGTTCGGATTTTATATTTTTCTTGCTGGTCACGATAACCCAGGTGGTGGGTTTATTGGTGGACTCGTCTTTAGCTCAGCCTTTATCTTAATGTTTTTAGCTTTTGATGTAGAAACAGTCGTTCAATCAATGCCATTAGACTTTAGAGCAGTTACAATTATTGGATGTCTCATTTCAATTGGGACAGGTATTATTCCAATGTTCTTTGGACATCCGATGTTAACACAGGAAGATGGCTATATGACGTGGCCTTTGTTAGGTGAGATTCATTTATCAAGCGTTACACTTTTTGAGCTCGGCATACTACTTACTGTAGTAGGGTCAGTTGTAACAATTATGCTTGCGATAAGTGGTGATAACAGTTGA
- a CDS encoding sigma factor-like helix-turn-helix DNA-binding protein — translation MYCIDDKQEMKEFISNFHKLAKPINYQDEDLDTFFNLNDDAEIMHDHDIDAHIRFNEIESIIEKVASDKEYFIFLLLSEGKTYREVGKYFNLSGERVRQLYNEMIERLP, via the coding sequence ATGTACTGTATAGATGATAAGCAGGAAATGAAAGAGTTTATCTCTAATTTCCACAAGTTAGCTAAGCCTATTAACTATCAAGATGAAGATTTAGACACATTCTTTAATCTGAATGATGATGCTGAAATTATGCACGATCATGATATAGATGCGCATATACGCTTTAATGAAATAGAATCAATCATTGAGAAGGTAGCCAGTGATAAGGAGTATTTTATATTCTTATTGTTAAGTGAAGGCAAGACATATAGAGAAGTAGGTAAGTATTTTAATTTAAGTGGAGAACGTGTGAGACAACTATATAACGAAATGATTGAGAGATTGCCTTAA
- a CDS encoding DUF4040 family protein, whose protein sequence is MALIWLFLMIIVVMSIVLMTMNTKFSRFAGWLSLIAPVLSSIYFLSQIKTIYAGQSITYFQEWIPLVDVNLDLRLDGLSLIFALLISLIGAGVFLYAIYYLSHEKENLPRFYTYLLMFMLAMLGVVLSNNTILLYTFWELTSISSFLLISYWYQRRKSQDGALKSFLITVFGGMAMLVGLILLYSITGTNTITEQVGMIDKIYESPWFVLAVILILLGAFTKSAQFPFHIWLPDAMEAPTPVSAYLHSATMVKAGLYLLLRFTPIIGQSTWVVYTVVTIGLVTLLVGSFFAVNKKDLKAMLAYSTISQLGMIMTMIGLGLLALNSNFKADNEIFLASLFAALFHLINHAIFKSVLFMGVGIIDHETGTRDVKKLGGLRTIMPITAVVMTISALSMAGIPLFNGFLSKEKFFTSLVETGHTDIFNQTMSNVMILAGFVGSIFTFVYCIKLIKEPFFGKLKKEQLPKVPRHDGGGLLISPMIIVLFVPIIFFVPNVLGEYLIGPALRDIFNDNEIMAHLPHIKAWHGFTVELFLTLGIYIIGTLLILVPKWDVIYSKFSKNLEINTLYTKGMDTLDRISTFSIQGIMNNKLNQYLHIIYVIFFVIMGYGIYQVGIYDIAYYHITEATTFEIIILINIVITATALMFIRERMTMTILNGVIGYSIAVVFIFMKAPDLALTQLVIETITTVLFLLVFYHLPNVQKDTSNVISEIVKLTIALLMAVSVVVFVIMMQQDSLFDKISFYYDNAYELAGVKNIVNGILGDFRALDTMLEGIVILIAGLGIFTLVKFKIRKDEPNERK, encoded by the coding sequence ATGGCTTTAATATGGCTGTTTTTAATGATTATCGTTGTGATGTCAATCGTGCTCATGACGATGAATACAAAGTTTAGCCGATTTGCTGGATGGCTAAGTTTAATTGCGCCAGTTCTAAGTTCCATATATTTCTTAAGTCAAATTAAGACGATATATGCTGGCCAAAGTATTACTTATTTCCAAGAGTGGATTCCACTTGTAGATGTTAATTTAGATTTACGTTTGGATGGTCTATCTTTAATTTTTGCACTACTTATTTCATTAATTGGTGCAGGTGTCTTCTTATATGCCATTTATTATCTTTCCCATGAAAAAGAGAATCTTCCAAGATTTTATACGTATTTGTTAATGTTTATGTTAGCAATGTTAGGTGTCGTACTTTCAAATAATACGATATTGTTATATACATTTTGGGAGTTAACAAGTATTTCTTCATTCTTGCTCATTTCATATTGGTATCAACGTAGAAAGAGTCAAGACGGTGCTTTGAAATCATTTTTAATTACAGTGTTTGGCGGTATGGCAATGTTAGTTGGATTGATTTTGCTATACAGCATTACGGGTACGAATACAATTACTGAACAAGTCGGTATGATTGATAAAATTTATGAATCACCATGGTTTGTACTTGCAGTCATTTTAATCTTACTCGGAGCATTTACCAAATCTGCACAATTTCCATTTCATATTTGGTTGCCAGATGCAATGGAAGCACCAACGCCTGTCAGCGCTTATTTACATTCAGCAACAATGGTTAAAGCAGGATTATATTTATTATTAAGATTCACACCAATTATCGGTCAAAGTACATGGGTCGTTTATACAGTTGTTACTATCGGTTTAGTGACGTTATTAGTCGGTTCATTCTTTGCAGTTAACAAGAAAGATTTAAAAGCCATGCTTGCCTATTCAACAATCAGTCAACTCGGTATGATTATGACGATGATCGGTTTAGGGCTATTAGCATTAAATAGTAATTTTAAAGCAGATAATGAAATCTTTTTAGCGAGTTTATTTGCAGCATTATTCCATTTAATTAACCATGCGATTTTCAAAAGTGTTCTATTTATGGGTGTCGGTATTATCGACCATGAAACAGGAACAAGAGATGTTAAAAAGCTTGGTGGATTAAGAACAATCATGCCAATAACAGCAGTTGTCATGACAATCAGTGCACTATCTATGGCAGGTATTCCGTTATTTAATGGTTTCTTAAGTAAAGAGAAATTCTTTACGAGTTTAGTAGAAACTGGTCACACAGATATCTTTAATCAAACGATGTCTAACGTGATGATATTAGCTGGGTTTGTCGGCAGTATATTTACATTTGTATATTGTATTAAACTCATTAAAGAACCATTTTTCGGTAAGCTTAAAAAAGAACAATTACCAAAAGTACCACGTCATGATGGAGGTGGGTTATTAATCTCACCAATGATTATCGTATTATTTGTTCCAATTATTTTCTTTGTACCGAATGTACTAGGAGAATACCTAATTGGACCAGCATTAAGAGATATCTTCAACGATAACGAGATTATGGCTCATTTACCACATATTAAAGCATGGCACGGATTTACTGTAGAATTATTCTTAACACTTGGCATTTACATTATTGGGACACTTCTTATACTCGTGCCAAAATGGGATGTTATTTATAGTAAGTTTTCTAAAAACTTAGAAATCAATACGCTATATACAAAAGGTATGGATACATTAGATCGTATCAGTACGTTTTCAATTCAAGGTATTATGAACAATAAATTGAATCAATATTTACACATTATTTATGTAATTTTCTTTGTCATTATGGGATATGGTATTTATCAAGTCGGTATATATGATATTGCTTATTACCATATTACTGAAGCGACAACATTTGAAATCATTATATTAATTAATATTGTGATTACCGCAACAGCGTTAATGTTTATACGTGAGAGAATGACAATGACGATTTTAAATGGTGTCATCGGATATTCGATCGCGGTCGTATTCATATTTATGAAAGCACCTGACTTAGCTTTAACGCAACTTGTTATAGAAACGATTACGACAGTATTATTCTTATTAGTGTTCTATCATTTACCAAACGTTCAGAAAGATACATCAAACGTTATCAGTGAAATTGTGAAATTAACAATTGCTTTATTAATGGCAGTATCTGTTGTGGTCTTTGTCATTATGATGCAACAAGATAGCCTGTTCGACAAAATTTCATTCTACTATGATAATGCTTACGAATTAGCAGGTGTTAAAAATATCGTTAACGGTATTCTCGGAGACTTTAGAGCGTTAGATACAATGCTTGAAGGAATCGTTATATTAATTGCAGGATTAGGTATATTCACATTAGTTAAATTTAAGATAAGAAAGGATGAGCCAAATGAAAGAAAATGA
- a CDS encoding DUF1659 domain-containing protein, with product METVKDINIILLHQYLDEASKVKTVQRKFNAINLNVTPEQVKTFKGIIETLSDEKFKDAYIVKTIQIEN from the coding sequence ATGGAAACAGTTAAAGACATTAACATTATTTTATTACATCAGTATTTAGATGAAGCTTCTAAAGTAAAAACTGTTCAACGTAAATTTAATGCAATTAATTTAAACGTTACACCAGAACAAGTTAAAACTTTTAAAGGCATTATCGAAACATTAAGTGACGAGAAATTTAAAGATGCGTATATCGTCAAAACAATACAGATAGAAAATTAA
- a CDS encoding Na+/H+ antiporter subunit G produces the protein MNLSEIVSLIAALSILLGSIAALISAIGIVRFRDTFLRSHAATKSSTLSVLLTLTGVFIYFLVTQEYFSVRTLLTILFLYLTSPVAGHMIIRAAYNSGSYMYMKEFTKKGTSLNFRYDRKETKKD, from the coding sequence TTGAATCTAAGCGAAATCGTTAGTTTAATTGCCGCTTTATCAATATTGTTAGGTTCAATAGCAGCGCTCATCAGTGCGATAGGAATTGTACGCTTTAGAGATACATTTCTTCGAAGTCATGCCGCTACTAAAAGTTCTACATTATCTGTGTTGCTTACTTTGACAGGTGTGTTTATATATTTCTTAGTGACACAAGAATACTTTAGTGTCCGAACATTATTAACAATACTGTTCTTATATTTAACATCTCCCGTAGCAGGACATATGATTATTAGAGCAGCTTATAATTCAGGATCATATATGTATATGAAAGAATTTACTAAAAAAGGTACTTCATTAAACTTCAGGTATGATCGTAAAGAAACAAAGAAAGACTGA
- a CDS encoding DUF2922 domain-containing protein: MKRVLELTFKTSLDKTFTLQIENPKADLSSDIVEDAMNKIMKLNLFNLNKGELVSIHSAQYIERSTRQLIK, translated from the coding sequence ATGAAAAGAGTATTGGAGTTAACATTCAAAACATCATTAGATAAGACATTTACTTTACAAATTGAAAATCCAAAAGCAGACTTATCAAGCGATATTGTTGAAGATGCGATGAATAAAATTATGAAGCTTAACTTATTTAACTTAAACAAAGGTGAGCTTGTATCAATCCATTCAGCACAATATATCGAGCGCAGCACACGTCAATTGATTAAATAA
- a CDS encoding type II toxin-antitoxin system antitoxin SocA domain-containing protein — MNTYIKNDIEVFKVRDEDIEVVSNFRFDSDTHEKIFDEELDNIAINKAFDKYRTKHNILGKDEFKRIRETFNLSQRDFSKITGIGKASISRYEKGALPSKVNNSLYIDLKKSTNKIVELFNMNKNNLEESLQIKFLKRIEELKDLNENKELKSIEIILCDDNVDINNGFKKMNLRKLEVVIDYFASKLDYISKTKLNKLLFYTDFIYFSRYTKSMIGLTYIKNHYGPVPQKADLLYGLLVEEGSIEWEPFGYMNSYTGEYIKSNVNEEYIFDKKEEEVLRRVVELFKDDNANEISEKSHEEIGWKNTEMKSRIPYSYSSDLIYK; from the coding sequence ATGAACACATATATTAAAAACGATATTGAAGTTTTTAAAGTGAGAGACGAGGATATTGAAGTAGTTTCTAACTTTAGATTTGATTCTGATACTCACGAAAAAATATTTGATGAAGAATTAGACAACATAGCTATAAATAAAGCATTTGATAAATATAGAACAAAACATAATATTTTGGGAAAAGATGAATTTAAAAGAATTAGAGAAACATTTAATCTTTCGCAAAGAGATTTTTCAAAGATTACAGGCATAGGTAAAGCTAGCATATCACGTTATGAAAAGGGAGCATTGCCTTCAAAGGTAAATAATAGTTTATATATAGATTTAAAAAAAAGTACTAACAAAATAGTAGAACTTTTTAATATGAATAAAAATAACTTAGAAGAGAGTTTACAGATCAAATTTTTAAAAAGAATCGAAGAATTAAAAGACCTAAATGAAAATAAAGAATTAAAATCCATAGAAATAATACTTTGTGATGACAACGTAGATATAAACAACGGTTTTAAAAAAATGAATTTAAGAAAATTAGAAGTAGTTATCGATTATTTTGCTTCTAAGTTAGATTATATCTCTAAAACTAAATTGAATAAATTGCTGTTTTATACTGATTTCATTTATTTTAGTAGATACACTAAGTCAATGATAGGACTAACATATATTAAAAATCATTATGGCCCAGTACCTCAAAAAGCTGATTTACTATATGGACTCTTAGTTGAAGAAGGTTCTATAGAATGGGAACCTTTTGGATATATGAACAGTTATACAGGAGAGTATATAAAGTCTAATGTTAATGAAGAATATATTTTTGATAAAAAAGAAGAAGAAGTGCTGAGAAGAGTTGTTGAATTGTTTAAAGATGATAATGCTAATGAGATTAGTGAAAAGTCTCACGAAGAGATTGGGTGGAAAAATACTGAGATGAAATCTCGAATTCCTTACTCTTATTCTTCGGATTTAATCTATAAGTAA
- a CDS encoding Na+/H+ antiporter subunit D — MNNLILVPLLVPLITGLILFFFKERLALTRRIAVTSLSITTIISVWLLIEVSLNKVLVINFGDWQPPYGIQFVGDELALLFTTVSCFVVTVIIYFGFGKRERVANRYFLPSFILFLLTGVNGSFLTADIFNLYVMFEIMLLASFVLLTLGQSIEQLRASVIYVVINVVSSWFFLMGVAYLYGTLGTLNFGHIAMRITESNQPSTVTLVAVIMIFVFGGKAALVMFMWLPKAYAALNTELAALFASLMTKVGVYALIRVMVLMFDEKPEVTHFLLYIMAIITMIIGSIGVLGFKDIKKIAAYQVILSIGFAVLGLSANNSDGITGAIFYVSHDMIIKTLLFLIIGTFVLLSGTRYYDQFGGLIKYYPSLGIIFFITILSIGGVPPFSGFPGKLLIINGALDNGYTIGVIVMVITSVIAMYSLLRIFLVMYFGRNDIPKVERVPLSKHKLYAMIILTVATIVLGIASQYILNISELAAQFNIHEQSYIKEIIPNVEVEAK; from the coding sequence ATGAATAATTTAATATTAGTACCATTACTCGTACCTTTAATTACTGGATTAATATTGTTCTTCTTTAAAGAACGTTTAGCTTTAACAAGACGTATCGCGGTAACGAGTTTATCAATCACAACAATCATCTCGGTATGGCTACTTATAGAAGTTAGTTTAAATAAAGTACTTGTTATTAACTTTGGTGATTGGCAACCACCATATGGTATACAGTTTGTCGGAGATGAATTAGCACTTCTATTTACGACTGTTTCTTGTTTTGTTGTAACAGTTATTATATATTTTGGTTTTGGTAAACGAGAAAGAGTAGCAAATAGATATTTCTTACCATCTTTTATACTATTTTTATTAACAGGTGTTAACGGAAGTTTCTTAACAGCAGATATCTTTAATTTATACGTTATGTTTGAAATTATGTTATTAGCATCATTTGTATTATTAACACTTGGACAATCTATCGAACAACTAAGAGCGAGTGTTATCTATGTTGTTATTAACGTTGTCAGTTCTTGGTTCTTCTTAATGGGCGTAGCATACTTATATGGAACGTTAGGCACTTTGAACTTTGGACACATTGCAATGCGTATAACTGAAAGTAATCAACCATCGACCGTTACTTTAGTAGCAGTTATTATGATTTTCGTCTTTGGTGGTAAAGCAGCCTTAGTCATGTTCATGTGGTTGCCGAAAGCATATGCAGCTTTAAACACTGAATTAGCAGCTTTGTTTGCCAGCCTTATGACTAAAGTCGGTGTCTATGCATTGATAAGAGTTATGGTGTTGATGTTCGATGAAAAGCCGGAAGTTACACATTTCCTCTTATATATAATGGCTATCATCACAATGATCATCGGTAGTATCGGTGTATTAGGATTTAAAGATATTAAAAAGATTGCAGCTTACCAAGTTATTTTATCAATAGGATTTGCTGTCCTCGGTTTAAGTGCGAATAATAGTGATGGTATTACAGGGGCAATATTCTATGTCAGTCACGATATGATTATCAAAACACTATTATTCTTAATCATAGGTACTTTCGTATTATTATCAGGCACGAGATATTATGATCAATTTGGTGGATTAATTAAATATTATCCTAGTCTAGGGATTATATTCTTTATCACGATATTATCAATCGGTGGTGTACCACCATTTAGTGGATTTCCTGGGAAATTATTAATTATTAATGGTGCTTTAGATAATGGTTATACAATTGGTGTCATCGTGATGGTGATTACAAGTGTCATCGCCATGTACAGTTTACTAAGAATATTCTTAGTGATGTACTTCGGTAGAAACGATATACCTAAAGTTGAAAGGGTTCCACTTTCTAAACATAAGTTATACGCGATGATCATATTAACAGTAGCTACTATCGTATTAGGTATAGCATCGCAATATATATTGAACATTTCAGAATTAGCAGCACAATTTAACATACATGAACAGTCATATATTAAAGAAATTATTCCAAACGTAGAAGTGGAGGCGAAGTAA
- a CDS encoding tyrosine-type recombinase/integrase, with protein sequence MQQVSPIKNKDDIRAMYEVLKSHSERDYLLFSLAIHTGMKVNQLLNLTVQDLYDEDNDIKQDWINDEQDLIKVVIPLHLRSSLSTFIYEEGLKRDDFVFMSIKTKKQLSRQQAYRIIHVAAEEVGLKNIGLYSLRKTFAYHAFKSGVSVSIIQKYLGHQSLIETLKFIDVTTIKKETTIELNI encoded by the coding sequence ATGCAACAAGTATCTCCAATTAAGAATAAAGATGACATTAGAGCAATGTATGAAGTATTGAAATCACATAGTGAACGAGACTATTTATTGTTTAGCTTAGCTATTCATACAGGTATGAAAGTAAACCAGTTACTTAATTTAACAGTCCAAGATTTATATGATGAGGATAATGATATTAAACAAGATTGGATAAATGATGAACAAGATTTAATTAAAGTCGTTATACCGTTACATTTGAGATCGAGTTTATCTACTTTTATTTATGAAGAAGGATTAAAAAGAGATGACTTTGTGTTTATGTCCATCAAAACAAAAAAACAATTATCAAGGCAACAAGCTTATCGAATTATACATGTTGCTGCTGAAGAAGTAGGGTTGAAGAATATCGGGTTGTACTCGTTAAGAAAGACCTTTGCATATCATGCCTTCAAATCAGGGGTATCAGTTTCGATTATTCAAAAATACCTCGGACATCAATCTTTAATAGAAACTTTAAAATTTATTGATGTCACGACAATAAAAAAAGAAACGACAATTGAACTTAATATATAG
- a CDS encoding helix-turn-helix domain-containing protein, translating to MFYSIICLYLEVIICTIIRFHYIRESIINPKLLGYGALCFVLEGHTELTLNHTTYEYNVGDLFYLQDNDNYLPIINNGLVAILHISYAMMENLSGEEAFVFRIPRTSKTNELDRYKHEIKDLYIRAILANLTNVKIRCSNYVVEIYKIMFERFQVDTKNYGHIEIELSSLIYKVKQYIDQDYHLIVSQVKFYISPEHLSREFSKQMGTIFIQYLKETRLFQATYALLFTQFKTEQIANSHGFSSYHNFNRQFKEQFHVTPNQYRLQYRLQYRRHKKDKENEVISKEEKASLISKLQKLMHNKSFVHEYKRMAFSDVPFQTLSANHKTYLHIGDVYDFYTPFLGEILENVEKMTDTPIIVIL from the coding sequence ATGTTTTATTCCATAATTTGTCTTTATTTAGAGGTGATTATTTGTACAATTATAAGATTTCACTACATAAGGGAAAGTATCATTAACCCAAAATTACTCGGATATGGCGCTTTATGTTTCGTTTTAGAAGGTCATACAGAACTTACTTTAAATCATACGACTTATGAGTATAATGTTGGTGATTTATTTTATCTTCAAGATAACGATAATTATTTACCCATTATTAATAATGGATTGGTCGCTATACTTCATATTAGTTATGCGATGATGGAAAATTTAAGTGGAGAAGAAGCATTTGTCTTTAGAATCCCCCGTACTTCGAAGACTAATGAATTAGATAGATACAAACATGAAATTAAAGATTTATATATTAGAGCTATTCTTGCAAACTTAACAAACGTTAAAATTAGATGCAGTAATTACGTTGTTGAGATTTATAAGATTATGTTTGAACGTTTTCAAGTGGATACTAAAAATTATGGTCATATTGAAATTGAACTTAGCAGCCTTATTTATAAAGTAAAACAATATATTGATCAAGATTATCACTTAATAGTGTCGCAAGTCAAGTTTTATATCTCTCCTGAACATCTATCAAGAGAATTTTCTAAACAAATGGGGACAATATTTATTCAATATTTAAAGGAAACAAGACTTTTTCAAGCGACATATGCATTATTGTTCACGCAGTTTAAAACAGAACAAATCGCAAATAGTCATGGTTTTTCTAGTTATCATAACTTTAATAGACAATTTAAAGAGCAATTTCATGTAACGCCTAATCAATACCGTCTTCAATACCGTCTTCAATATAGACGTCATAAAAAAGATAAAGAAAATGAAGTAATTTCTAAAGAGGAAAAAGCTTCATTGATTTCAAAATTACAAAAATTGATGCATAATAAATCGTTTGTTCATGAATATAAAAGAATGGCATTTAGTGATGTACCATTTCAGACACTCTCAGCAAATCATAAGACATATTTACATATCGGTGATGTTTATGATTTTTATACACCTTTTCTAGGAGAAATTTTAGAAAATGTAGAGAAAATGACGGATACACCCATTATTGTTATTCTTTGA
- a CDS encoding type II toxin-antitoxin system MqsR family toxin encodes MCKNQTTSINHINRFLVEFKTQISKGVEFIPRTYDGITVLGLDIDLAVEELMELTYLDYDRGPSPDHNGDGTEVWEFGKEIEDVQVYIKIKLSNNNLCKVLSFKPSNGPFTLPYKK; translated from the coding sequence ATGTGTAAAAATCAAACAACATCAATAAATCATATTAATAGATTTTTAGTAGAGTTTAAAACACAAATAAGTAAAGGTGTGGAATTTATTCCTAGAACATATGATGGAATAACGGTACTAGGTTTAGACATAGATTTAGCTGTAGAAGAGTTGATGGAGTTAACTTATTTAGATTATGATAGAGGACCAAGTCCTGATCATAATGGTGATGGAACAGAAGTTTGGGAGTTCGGAAAAGAGATTGAAGATGTTCAAGTATATATAAAAATCAAGTTATCAAACAACAATTTATGCAAAGTATTATCTTTTAAACCTTCTAATGGGCCATTTACTCTACCATACAAAAAATAA